A single genomic interval of Microbacterium sp. LWO14-1.2 harbors:
- a CDS encoding Rv2175c family DNA-binding protein has product MSEQSENHLPENGATPTEWLTMPDLVEVLGEPLGRVRRLIDEHYLIGSRRSGVFAVPSVFIVDGHPLSSLRGTVIALQDAGFTDDEVVDWLLADEETLGRSPIAALLAGHKSEVRRIARTLA; this is encoded by the coding sequence GTGTCTGAGCAGTCTGAGAACCACCTTCCCGAGAACGGCGCCACCCCGACCGAGTGGCTGACGATGCCCGACCTGGTCGAAGTGCTCGGTGAGCCGCTCGGCCGCGTCCGTCGCCTCATCGACGAGCACTACCTCATCGGGTCGCGTCGATCGGGCGTCTTCGCGGTGCCGTCCGTCTTCATTGTCGACGGCCACCCGCTCTCGTCCCTGCGCGGGACCGTCATCGCACTGCAGGACGCGGGCTTCACCGACGACGAGGTCGTCGACTGGCTGCTCGCCGACGAGGAGACGCTGGGCCGCTCGCCGATCGCCGCGCTGCTCGCCGGCCACAAGAGCGAGGTCCGTCGCATCGCGCGCACCCTCGCCTGA